The Nitrospirota bacterium genome has a segment encoding these proteins:
- a CDS encoding tetratricopeptide repeat protein, whose protein sequence is MMLRNGLSEELNRQGNEHFSRGLYTDAYTCYAKALECDRLTGDQRALASTLGNLGNICAVSGRRESAQTYYQEVLELQKILGDEKGIGTTLGNLGNLRADAGEWDRAKAYYLEALDLMSKVHDEAGKAVLFSDLGLVARETKEFDQAIGYYEQSLVMMRRLANQGGVADAWRMIGRTFLMQQRYDDAIACCQTSQSIAERSRDELRTGGARYLLAQCYEETGKLREAADLLELVVRMDRKYQLPKLEENIQRLAALRASLAGQDGSSPHRKARA, encoded by the coding sequence ATGATGCTACGGAACGGACTTTCCGAAGAACTCAATCGCCAGGGCAACGAGCATTTCTCGCGCGGTCTCTATACCGATGCCTATACCTGTTATGCCAAGGCCTTAGAATGCGACCGGCTGACCGGCGACCAGCGGGCGTTAGCCTCCACGTTGGGAAATCTCGGGAATATTTGTGCGGTCAGCGGGCGTCGTGAGTCGGCGCAGACCTACTACCAAGAGGTGCTGGAGCTGCAGAAGATTCTGGGGGATGAGAAGGGGATCGGGACGACGCTGGGCAACTTGGGAAATCTGAGGGCCGATGCGGGCGAATGGGATCGTGCCAAGGCCTATTACCTCGAAGCGTTGGATCTCATGAGTAAGGTCCACGATGAGGCGGGCAAAGCGGTGTTATTTTCGGATCTTGGCTTGGTCGCCCGCGAGACCAAAGAGTTCGACCAGGCAATCGGATACTACGAGCAGTCGCTGGTCATGATGCGGCGGTTAGCGAATCAGGGTGGCGTGGCCGATGCCTGGCGCATGATCGGGCGAACATTTTTGATGCAGCAACGGTACGACGATGCCATTGCCTGCTGCCAGACCAGCCAGTCCATTGCCGAGCGTTCGCGCGATGAGTTGCGGACCGGCGGGGCCCGGTATCTGTTGGCACAATGTTACGAAGAAACCGGCAAGTTGCGAGAGGCGGCAGATCTTCTTGAACTGGTGGTGCGGATGGATCGCAAGTACCAGCTGCCGAAACTCGAAGAGAATATTCAACGGTTGGCGGCCCTGCGTGCCAGCCTTGCCGGGCAGGACGGTTCATCACCCCATCGAAAGGCGCGCGCATGA
- a CDS encoding TlpA disulfide reductase family protein codes for MTRTLWVLGALLSPILAAHLVLAAGSFKLGEKAPSFTLTAITGETVGLDSYKGKVVVLGLFHICDPCMMQGTTLQKVSELMKGKEVAVLGVNSSGDSKKSVGEFLSAFPVKVTYPYLLDPSKVTDKLYGGGKFIPNVYVIDQQGVIRWQRVGNMDLAGDAVIAAEVEKLLADGNNKM; via the coding sequence ATGACACGAACATTGTGGGTATTGGGCGCGCTGTTGTCCCCGATCCTTGCGGCTCATCTGGTCCTTGCTGCGGGATCGTTTAAACTCGGCGAGAAGGCGCCGTCGTTTACGTTGACCGCCATTACGGGCGAGACCGTGGGACTGGATAGCTATAAGGGAAAGGTTGTGGTCCTCGGGCTATTTCATATCTGTGACCCCTGCATGATGCAGGGCACGACGCTGCAGAAAGTGTCCGAGCTCATGAAGGGCAAAGAGGTTGCGGTGCTGGGAGTCAATTCGTCCGGCGACTCCAAGAAGAGTGTCGGTGAGTTTCTGTCCGCCTTCCCCGTGAAAGTCACCTATCCCTATCTGCTCGATCCGAGCAAGGTGACGGATAAATTGTACGGCGGTGGGAAGTTTATTCCCAACGTCTACGTGATCGATCAACAGGGCGTCATCCGGTGGCAGCGTGTCGGCAATATGGATCTGGCCGGAGATGCGGTGATTGCGGCGGAAGTCGAAAAGTTGTTGGCCGACGGAAACAATAAGATGTAA
- the purF gene encoding amidophosphoribosyltransferase, whose amino-acid sequence MSGDAHLNVISPDKFHDECAVFGIYGHKEAANLTYLGLYALQHRGQEASGIVSGDGEQFHVHKGKGLVADIYNPKALDQLTGSRAIGHNRYSTAGGNDLKNVQPLSVNFALGNLALAHNGNLINAQVLRHELEAYGAIFQSTSDSEVIIHLVAHSRADTLLARIIDALSQVRGAFSVVLQTDDAVIAVRDPHGFRPLCLGRLGDTYLVASETCAFDLLGAELVREIEPGELVVLDDKGVTSYQPFPPVNPAMCVFEYVYFARPDSKIFGANAVYATRKALGRQLAKESAVPADIVVPVPDSGVPAALGYAEGAGIQFELGLIRNHYVGRTFIEPEQSIRHFGVKVKLNAVPEVLEGKRVVVVDDSLVRGTTSRKIVKMLRNAGAKEVHMRISSPPIVSPCFYGIDTPTRKELIASSHSTEEIRKYITADSLAYLSLDGMLNAAPGTPGQYCNACFTERYPIPLTRAEEWQLGLFDPSLSQDT is encoded by the coding sequence ATGTCTGGTGATGCACATTTGAATGTGATTTCTCCCGATAAGTTCCACGATGAATGTGCCGTCTTCGGCATCTATGGCCACAAGGAAGCGGCGAACCTCACCTATCTTGGGTTGTATGCGCTGCAGCATCGCGGGCAGGAAGCCTCGGGCATCGTTTCGGGCGACGGTGAGCAGTTCCATGTGCATAAGGGCAAGGGACTCGTCGCGGATATCTATAATCCGAAGGCGTTGGATCAATTAACCGGATCGCGGGCGATCGGTCATAATCGCTATTCGACCGCCGGCGGAAACGATCTCAAAAACGTGCAGCCGCTCTCGGTGAATTTTGCGCTCGGGAATCTCGCGCTCGCCCATAACGGGAACCTCATCAATGCGCAGGTGTTGCGGCACGAGCTCGAAGCCTACGGGGCCATTTTCCAATCCACCTCGGACAGCGAAGTCATCATCCACCTGGTTGCCCATTCGCGGGCCGATACCTTGCTGGCCCGTATCATCGATGCCTTGAGCCAGGTGCGCGGAGCCTTCTCGGTTGTCCTGCAGACGGACGACGCGGTGATTGCGGTGCGCGACCCCCATGGGTTCCGTCCACTCTGTCTCGGTCGGCTGGGTGATACCTATCTCGTGGCATCGGAGACCTGTGCGTTCGATCTGCTCGGCGCTGAACTCGTCCGTGAGATCGAGCCAGGAGAACTCGTCGTATTGGACGACAAGGGTGTCACCAGTTATCAGCCCTTTCCGCCGGTCAATCCCGCCATGTGTGTCTTCGAATATGTGTACTTTGCCAGGCCGGACAGTAAGATTTTCGGCGCCAATGCAGTCTATGCGACACGCAAGGCCTTGGGCAGACAGCTGGCGAAGGAATCGGCAGTCCCGGCGGATATCGTCGTGCCCGTGCCGGACTCCGGGGTGCCTGCCGCGCTGGGGTATGCCGAGGGAGCGGGGATTCAGTTTGAGCTCGGACTGATCCGGAACCACTATGTCGGGCGTACGTTCATTGAGCCGGAACAATCGATCCGCCACTTCGGCGTGAAGGTGAAGCTGAACGCCGTGCCGGAGGTCTTAGAGGGGAAACGGGTTGTCGTGGTCGATGATTCGCTCGTGCGGGGCACGACGAGCCGTAAGATCGTGAAGATGCTGCGCAATGCCGGGGCCAAAGAAGTGCACATGCGCATCAGTTCGCCGCCGATCGTCTCCCCCTGTTTCTATGGCATCGATACACCTACCAGGAAGGAATTGATCGCCTCCAGCCATTCCACTGAAGAGATTCGCAAATACATCACGGCCGACAGTCTCGCTTATTTGAGTCTCGACGGGATGCTGAACGCCGCCCCCGGTACACCGGGGCAATATTGCAATGCCTGCTTTACCGAGCGGTACCCCATTCCTCTGACCCGCGCTGAGGAATGGCAGTTGGGCCTCTTCGACCCTTCCCTCTCGCAGGATACGTAA
- the purL gene encoding phosphoribosylformylglycinamidine synthase subunit PurL: MTKDLIAQHNLTDDEYQKIVGILGREPNITELGMFSVMWSEHCSYKSSRVHLRKLPTTGPRVVQGPGENAGAVDIGDGLCAVFKMESHNHPSFIEPYQGAATGVGGILRDIFTMGARPIALLDALRFGGLDNAKNRHLVKGVVAGIAGYGNCMGVPTVGGEIVFNDIYSQNPLVNVFCLGIAHKDKIFLGTAAGIGNPVIYFGSKTGRDGIHGATMASDSFDDQSEKKRPTVQVGDPFTEKLLLEACLELMAGDLLVGIQDMGAAGLTSSSCEMASRAGNGMDLDLTDVPRREPGMTPYELMLSESQERMLMVAQAGKEDECIRICKKWDLDVAVVGRVTGDGILRVRDQGKVVAEIPAKSLADDGPRYERPYSPPAYQDMLTNLNYDALPDVKDANEALLSLLESPTIASKRWVYEQYDHMVQTNTMIRPGSDAAVVRIKGTNKALAMTVDCNSRYCLLHPYEGARLAVAEAARNLVCSGAEPIGLTDCLNFGNPERPDIMWQFVLAIEGLKDACEHFNVPIVSGNVSFYNETNGLSIYPTPMLGMVGLIESVEQTMTQWFKQDGDAIILLGKTKEDLGGSEYLKVLHHREQGSPPFLSLETEQSLHDFLLKVIREGIVQSAHDCSDGGLSVALAECCISAPGARRGAVVRLTLDALRLDALLFGESQSRVVLSVKPELADQVLKLAGDAAVPAMKIGTVGGDHFVVEVEKGQWSEGCRIDLPVDQLYERWAFSIERTLNQA; the protein is encoded by the coding sequence ATGACCAAAGACCTCATCGCGCAACATAACCTGACGGACGACGAGTATCAGAAGATCGTCGGGATTTTGGGGCGGGAGCCGAACATTACCGAGCTTGGCATGTTCTCGGTGATGTGGTCGGAGCATTGTTCCTATAAGAGTTCGCGCGTGCATTTGCGGAAGCTGCCGACGACAGGACCGCGTGTGGTCCAGGGGCCCGGTGAAAATGCGGGCGCCGTGGATATCGGCGACGGGCTCTGCGCCGTGTTCAAGATGGAGTCGCACAACCATCCTTCGTTCATCGAGCCCTATCAGGGTGCGGCGACGGGGGTGGGGGGAATTCTGCGCGATATTTTCACGATGGGCGCGCGACCGATTGCCTTGCTCGATGCCCTGCGGTTCGGGGGGTTGGACAACGCGAAGAACCGGCATCTGGTCAAGGGAGTCGTGGCCGGCATTGCCGGTTATGGCAACTGTATGGGCGTACCGACGGTCGGAGGCGAAATCGTCTTCAACGATATCTACTCGCAGAATCCGCTCGTGAACGTGTTTTGTCTCGGCATCGCACACAAGGACAAGATCTTCCTGGGAACAGCGGCAGGCATTGGTAATCCGGTGATCTATTTCGGCTCGAAGACGGGCCGCGACGGGATTCACGGGGCGACGATGGCGTCCGATTCCTTCGACGATCAATCAGAGAAAAAACGGCCGACGGTGCAGGTGGGCGATCCCTTTACCGAGAAGCTGTTGCTGGAGGCCTGTCTCGAATTGATGGCGGGGGATCTGTTGGTGGGGATTCAGGACATGGGAGCAGCCGGATTGACCAGTTCATCCTGCGAAATGGCCTCCCGTGCCGGCAATGGAATGGATCTGGACCTGACCGATGTGCCGCGGCGTGAGCCGGGCATGACGCCCTATGAATTGATGTTGTCGGAATCCCAAGAGCGCATGCTCATGGTAGCGCAAGCGGGCAAAGAAGACGAATGTATCAGGATCTGCAAGAAGTGGGATTTGGATGTGGCGGTGGTGGGGCGGGTCACGGGTGATGGCATCCTCCGCGTAAGGGATCAGGGCAAGGTCGTGGCGGAGATTCCTGCGAAGTCGTTGGCCGATGACGGGCCGCGTTACGAGCGCCCCTATTCGCCGCCGGCCTATCAGGACATGCTGACGAACCTGAACTACGATGCGCTGCCTGATGTGAAGGATGCAAATGAAGCGCTGTTGTCGTTGCTGGAGTCGCCGACGATTGCGAGCAAACGCTGGGTCTATGAACAGTACGACCACATGGTGCAGACGAACACGATGATTCGTCCTGGCTCAGACGCTGCGGTGGTCAGGATCAAGGGGACGAATAAAGCGCTTGCCATGACGGTGGACTGCAATAGCCGGTATTGCCTGTTGCATCCGTACGAAGGCGCTCGCCTTGCGGTGGCCGAGGCGGCGAGAAACCTGGTCTGTTCCGGCGCGGAGCCGATCGGGCTGACGGACTGTTTGAATTTCGGGAACCCGGAACGGCCGGACATCATGTGGCAGTTTGTGTTGGCCATCGAGGGGCTGAAGGATGCCTGCGAACATTTCAACGTACCCATCGTCAGCGGCAATGTGAGTTTCTACAATGAGACGAACGGTCTCTCGATCTATCCCACGCCGATGTTGGGAATGGTGGGTCTGATCGAGTCGGTCGAGCAGACGATGACCCAGTGGTTCAAGCAGGATGGGGATGCGATTATTCTCCTCGGTAAGACGAAGGAGGACCTGGGCGGCAGTGAGTATCTGAAAGTCCTCCATCATCGGGAGCAGGGGTCGCCGCCGTTCCTCAGCCTGGAGACGGAACAGTCGCTTCATGACTTCCTGTTGAAGGTGATCCGTGAAGGAATCGTGCAATCTGCGCATGATTGCTCGGATGGCGGGCTGTCGGTCGCATTGGCTGAATGTTGTATCTCGGCTCCGGGCGCCAGGCGAGGGGCTGTGGTAAGATTGACCCTTGATGCCTTGCGGCTAGATGCGTTGCTGTTCGGTGAGAGCCAATCACGAGTGGTGCTTTCCGTGAAGCCGGAGTTGGCCGATCAGGTTCTGAAGCTCGCAGGGGATGCGGCGGTTCCGGCAATGAAGATCGGAACGGTGGGTGGCGATCATTTCGTCGTCGAGGTCGAGAAGGGCCAGTGGAGCGAAGGATGCCGGATCGATCTCCCCGTCGATCAGCTGTACGAGCGCTGGGCCTTTTCAATTGAACGTACGCTGAACCAGGCGTGA
- the purQ gene encoding phosphoribosylformylglycinamidine synthase subunit PurQ has product MKIGVVVFPGSNCDHDCEHIFKDVLGQAVEMIWHKETSLAGLDAIVLPGGFSYGDYLRTGAIARFSPVMGLVKDFAKGGGMVLGICNGFQILLEAGLLPGAMLRNKSLHFICKDVSVKVENAATAFTGACQPGQVLKIPIAHADGNYYTDPVTLAAMQANAQIVLRYCTPEGKSTPDANPNGSLDNIAGIINAAGNVLGMMPHPERCAESILGNDDGKLIFLSMLESLKKDKKPLKMVAG; this is encoded by the coding sequence ATGAAAATTGGTGTGGTGGTGTTCCCTGGCAGTAATTGCGATCACGACTGCGAGCATATCTTTAAGGATGTGCTGGGCCAGGCGGTGGAGATGATCTGGCACAAGGAGACTTCGCTGGCGGGGTTGGATGCGATTGTCCTGCCGGGCGGGTTTTCCTATGGCGACTATTTGCGGACCGGCGCCATTGCCCGGTTTTCGCCGGTGATGGGGCTGGTGAAGGATTTTGCGAAGGGCGGCGGGATGGTGCTCGGTATCTGCAACGGGTTCCAGATTCTGCTCGAAGCCGGGTTGCTGCCTGGGGCGATGCTCCGCAATAAGTCGCTGCATTTCATCTGCAAGGATGTGTCTGTGAAGGTTGAGAATGCGGCCACGGCATTCACCGGCGCCTGCCAGCCAGGCCAAGTGCTCAAGATTCCGATCGCCCATGCAGACGGAAACTATTACACCGATCCGGTCACGCTCGCAGCGATGCAGGCAAATGCGCAGATCGTGCTTCGGTATTGCACTCCGGAGGGCAAGTCGACGCCGGACGCGAATCCGAACGGGTCGCTGGATAATATTGCCGGGATCATCAATGCCGCGGGGAATGTGTTGGGCATGATGCCGCATCCGGAACGTTGCGCGGAATCGATATTGGGCAATGACGACGGGAAACTGATATTCCTCTCGATGCTGGAGTCGCTGAAGAAAGACAAGAAGCCATTGAAGATGGTGGCTGGCTAG
- the purS gene encoding phosphoribosylformylglycinamidine synthase subunit PurS, producing the protein MKAKIHITLKQGILDPQGKAIEHALGTLGFKNAGNVRVGKYMEVDVNETDKAKADAAVKAMCEKLLANTIVEEYRYELQ; encoded by the coding sequence GTGAAAGCTAAAATTCACATCACGCTGAAGCAGGGAATCTTGGATCCGCAGGGGAAGGCGATCGAGCATGCGCTTGGTACGCTGGGGTTCAAGAATGCGGGCAATGTGCGAGTCGGGAAATACATGGAAGTGGATGTGAATGAAACGGATAAGGCGAAGGCCGATGCCGCGGTGAAAGCCATGTGCGAAAAATTACTGGCGAATACGATTGTTGAAGAATACAGATACGAACTGCAGTGA
- a CDS encoding phosphoribosylaminoimidazolesuccinocarboxamide synthase, producing MTIGSMLYEGKAKKVFATDKPDQVVQYFKDDATAFNAQKRGTIVEKGVVNNKISERLFRLLEQAGVPTHFIERLSDRELLTKKVTIVPVEVVVRNVVAGSLAKRLGLKEGDPIEPAIVEWYYKNDALGDPLIADEHIRLMKLATPEQMAEIKRLALKVNSVLQPFFRERQMILVDFKLEFGLHNGQLILADEISPDTCRFWDQTTKESMDKDRFRKDLGKIEEAYQEVLKRVCG from the coding sequence ATGACCATAGGCAGCATGCTCTACGAAGGCAAGGCGAAGAAGGTGTTCGCCACGGACAAACCGGATCAGGTCGTTCAGTATTTCAAGGACGATGCGACCGCGTTCAATGCGCAGAAGCGCGGGACCATCGTCGAAAAAGGCGTCGTCAACAATAAGATATCCGAGCGGCTCTTCCGTCTGCTGGAGCAGGCCGGCGTGCCAACGCATTTTATCGAGCGGTTGAGCGATCGGGAACTGCTGACGAAGAAGGTGACGATCGTGCCGGTCGAAGTGGTGGTCCGCAACGTCGTGGCCGGCAGTTTGGCAAAGCGGCTGGGATTGAAAGAGGGTGATCCGATCGAGCCGGCCATCGTGGAGTGGTATTACAAGAACGATGCGCTGGGTGATCCGCTCATTGCCGATGAACACATTCGATTGATGAAGCTGGCGACACCGGAGCAGATGGCGGAGATCAAGCGGCTCGCATTAAAAGTAAACAGTGTGTTGCAGCCGTTCTTCCGCGAGCGCCAGATGATCCTCGTCGATTTCAAATTAGAGTTCGGGTTGCACAACGGCCAGCTGATCCTGGCCGATGAGATTTCTCCGGACACCTGCAGATTTTGGGATCAGACGACGAAGGAGTCGATGGACAAGGATCGGTTCCGGAAGGATTTGGGGAAGATTGAAGAGGCGTATCAAGAAGTGTTGAAGCGAGTCTGTGGGTGA
- a CDS encoding chlorite dismutase family protein, translated as MKPSRIVRFALLALVGLMTVSTSQAADRDKLLSEPGVYGTIAAFTLDEDWAKEDQATRIAHLTVLRGVVEQHREKIAIDLYLTRGLSDHADIMFRIHAVELRETQKFLLDLQSSLFGKHLKTAGIMHGLTKKANYVPGFPDQLKADLKAASEAGPKPYAIVIPIRKSADWWALDQDKRMAMMKEHTEATLPYLKTVKRKLYHSSGLDDLDFITYFETSNLEDFHSLILALEKVKEFQYTRRFGHPTLIGTAMSLPEIMEALAQ; from the coding sequence ATGAAGCCTTCTAGGATCGTGCGGTTTGCTTTGCTGGCATTAGTCGGGCTCATGACGGTATCGACCTCCCAGGCCGCCGATCGTGACAAACTTCTGAGCGAGCCTGGTGTCTACGGTACCATTGCCGCATTCACGCTGGATGAGGACTGGGCTAAAGAAGACCAAGCGACGCGTATCGCGCATCTGACCGTCTTGCGGGGTGTGGTCGAACAGCATCGCGAGAAGATTGCGATCGATCTCTATCTGACGCGCGGCCTGTCGGATCATGCCGACATCATGTTCCGCATACATGCCGTTGAGCTGCGAGAGACGCAAAAGTTTCTGCTCGATCTTCAGAGCAGCCTCTTCGGTAAGCATCTGAAGACGGCCGGCATCATGCATGGCTTGACCAAGAAAGCGAATTATGTGCCGGGGTTTCCGGACCAGTTGAAGGCCGACCTCAAGGCCGCCAGCGAGGCAGGCCCCAAGCCCTATGCGATCGTCATCCCGATCAGGAAGAGCGCCGACTGGTGGGCCCTCGATCAGGACAAGCGGATGGCGATGATGAAGGAACATACGGAAGCCACGCTGCCCTACCTCAAGACCGTCAAGCGGAAGCTCTATCACTCCAGCGGACTCGATGATTTGGACTTCATTACGTATTTTGAAACCTCCAACCTGGAGGATTTTCACAGTCTGATTCTTGCGTTGGAGAAGGTGAAAGAGTTTCAGTACACCAGACGGTTCGGGCATCCGACGTTGATCGGGACGGCGATGTCTTTGCCGGAAATCATGGAAGCATTAGCACAATAG
- the purB gene encoding adenylosuccinate lyase, which produces MIERYTRPKMKAIWELKRKYEIWLEVELAACAAFERAGQVPRGTSARIAKKATIDVKRIERIEKVTKHDVIAFLESLVDSVGPEHRFLHMGLTSSDIVDTSLAVQMTEALDLILEDLDELISVLKKQALKYKNTVMVGRSHGIHGEPISFGFKLAIWYEEARRHRERLIHVRQDIAVGKLSGAMGTFAHQGPDVEEYVCAKLGLTPDPVSNQVVQRDRHAAYASALALLAASIEKFATEIRHLQRTEVLEAEEYFSAGQKGSSAMPHKRNPIASENLCGLARVVRGNSLAAMENVALWHERDISHSSVERVIMPDSTILIDYMLARMTDVIKNLVVYPENMQRNLDLTGGLVYSQRLLLLLIDKGAQRKESYEAVQRNAMASWKGAGGLQGLVGKDPFVSTHLTAKEIQSCFDPKYYLRHLDQIFRRVFGPVTRKRTKRGKR; this is translated from the coding sequence ATGATCGAGCGATATACCCGTCCCAAGATGAAGGCCATCTGGGAGTTGAAGCGGAAGTACGAGATTTGGCTCGAGGTCGAGCTGGCGGCCTGTGCGGCGTTCGAACGGGCCGGACAGGTTCCGCGTGGCACGTCGGCGCGGATTGCGAAGAAAGCCACGATCGATGTGAAACGGATCGAACGAATCGAGAAGGTGACGAAACACGATGTGATCGCCTTCCTCGAATCGCTTGTGGATTCGGTCGGTCCCGAGCATCGGTTCCTCCATATGGGGCTGACCTCCTCGGATATCGTGGACACCTCTTTGGCCGTACAGATGACCGAGGCGCTCGATCTCATCCTTGAGGACCTCGACGAGTTGATCTCCGTGCTGAAGAAGCAGGCGCTGAAGTACAAGAACACCGTGATGGTCGGTCGTTCGCATGGCATCCATGGGGAACCGATCTCGTTCGGCTTCAAGCTGGCCATTTGGTACGAAGAAGCCCGCCGGCATCGGGAGCGGTTGATACACGTGAGGCAGGACATCGCCGTGGGGAAGCTTTCCGGTGCAATGGGCACCTTCGCGCATCAAGGGCCTGACGTGGAAGAGTATGTCTGCGCCAAGCTGGGGCTCACGCCGGACCCTGTCTCCAATCAAGTCGTGCAGCGCGATCGCCATGCGGCCTATGCCTCGGCCCTGGCCCTGTTGGCGGCCAGCATCGAAAAGTTTGCGACGGAGATTCGTCATCTGCAACGGACCGAGGTGCTCGAGGCGGAAGAGTATTTTTCGGCAGGGCAGAAGGGGTCCTCGGCGATGCCGCATAAGCGGAACCCGATCGCGTCGGAGAATCTCTGTGGCTTGGCGCGCGTCGTGCGGGGCAATAGTCTCGCGGCAATGGAGAACGTCGCCCTCTGGCATGAGCGCGATATCAGCCATTCGTCCGTCGAGCGGGTGATTATGCCGGACAGCACGATTCTGATCGATTACATGTTGGCGCGGATGACCGATGTGATCAAGAACCTGGTGGTCTACCCCGAGAACATGCAGCGCAACCTCGATCTCACCGGGGGGCTGGTCTACTCGCAACGATTGCTGTTGTTGCTCATCGACAAGGGCGCGCAGCGGAAGGAATCGTATGAAGCGGTCCAGCGCAATGCCATGGCTTCCTGGAAAGGGGCTGGGGGATTACAGGGGTTAGTCGGCAAGGACCCTTTCGTGTCGACACATCTCACGGCAAAAGAGATTCAGTCCTGTTTTGATCCGAAGTACTATCTGCGCCATCTCGACCAGATTTTCCGGCGCGTATTCGGCCCGGTCACGCGTAAACGAACGAAGAGGGGGAAGCGATGA
- the nusB gene encoding transcription antitermination factor NusB has product MGTRHQARERALQILFQYDIHGKSGLWLDVFWKENEASGEARAFAERLVAGVLAQKPELDALITKYATNWKISRMPIVDRNILRAGVYELMWMDDVPARVTMNEAVELAKSFGDDEASKFVNGVLDQVLNKELTLATKRAEAAGERPGARG; this is encoded by the coding sequence ATGGGAACACGCCATCAAGCGAGGGAGCGCGCGCTCCAGATTTTGTTTCAATACGATATTCATGGCAAGTCCGGTTTGTGGCTGGATGTGTTTTGGAAAGAGAACGAGGCTTCGGGTGAGGCGAGGGCCTTTGCGGAACGGCTCGTGGCCGGGGTCTTGGCGCAGAAGCCTGAGCTGGACGCCCTCATCACGAAATACGCGACCAATTGGAAGATCAGTCGCATGCCGATCGTGGACCGCAATATCCTGCGTGCCGGCGTCTATGAACTCATGTGGATGGATGATGTGCCGGCCAGGGTGACGATGAATGAAGCCGTCGAGTTGGCGAAAAGCTTCGGCGATGACGAAGCGTCGAAATTCGTGAACGGCGTGCTCGACCAGGTCTTGAACAAAGAATTGACGTTGGCCACCAAGCGAGCCGAAGCGGCCGGCGAGAGGCCTGGGGCAAGAGGCTAG
- the ribH gene encoding 6,7-dimethyl-8-ribityllumazine synthase — MKLRKGSQDATGLRFGIVVAKFNKFVTSKLLSSCVEGLTSHGVKADDIEVVRVPGAFEIPLVARAMARTKQFNAVICLGAVIRGDTPHFDYISAEVSRGIGQAALDADVPMIFGVLTTHTIAQAIERAEPAKFNRGGEAAKSAIEMATVMRLLRVDEEAPVSAKRTTSAKKRAPRKPKA, encoded by the coding sequence ATGAAGCTGCGTAAAGGTTCACAGGATGCGACGGGGTTGCGATTCGGAATTGTCGTCGCGAAGTTCAATAAGTTCGTCACGAGTAAGTTGCTGAGCTCCTGCGTGGAGGGGCTGACCTCGCATGGGGTGAAGGCCGACGACATCGAGGTGGTGCGGGTGCCGGGGGCCTTCGAGATTCCCTTGGTGGCGAGGGCCATGGCGCGGACGAAGCAGTTCAATGCGGTGATTTGTCTCGGGGCGGTCATTCGCGGCGACACGCCGCATTTCGACTACATCAGTGCGGAGGTGAGCCGCGGGATCGGGCAGGCGGCGCTGGATGCTGACGTGCCGATGATCTTCGGCGTCCTGACGACGCACACGATCGCGCAGGCGATTGAGCGGGCTGAGCCGGCGAAGTTTAACCGTGGGGGCGAAGCGGCCAAGTCTGCGATAGAGATGGCGACGGTGATGCGTCTGTTACGGGTGGACGAGGAGGCTCCGGTGAGCGCGAAGCGTACAACGTCAGCCAAAAAGCGAGCACCGCGGAAGCCCAAGGCCTAG